The segment GCGGGCCTTGCTCGGGCTGGTCGAGGAAATCCTGGCGTCGGCACGCTCGGAAGAGGTGCTCGATGCGACAAGCCTGCTTACCGTCGTGCAGCGGCGGGCGCCGATCTACGACAAGGCGCAGGACGGGCACTACAATCTGATCTCGGCCCTGCACAAAACGATCCGCGGCTCAGATCCCGATGCGGCGCTGTATTATTTTGCCCGCATGCTGGTGGCTGGCGAGGATCCGCTGTTCCTCGCGCGGCGGCTGATCCGCATGGCGTCCGAAGATGTTGGCGAGGCCGATCCTCAGGCGCTGCCGCTGGCCGTTGCGGCGCGGGACAGTTACCAGATGCTGGGTTCGCCCGAGGGCGAGCTGGCGCTGGCGCAGGTTGTGGTGCATCTGGCGCTCGCGCCCAAATCCAACGCCGTCTACACGGCCTTCAAGGCGGCGATGAGCCTGGCGAAGGAAACCGGCTCGCCCATGCCGCCCATGGTCATCCTCAATGCGCCCACCAAGCTGATGAAGGGTTCGGGCTATGGCGATGGCTATATCTATGACCACGATACGCCCGAGGCGTTTTCCGGCCAGGAATACTTCCCCGAAAAGCTGGGCCGGCAGAAATTTTACGAACCGGTCGAGCGTGGCTTCGAGCGCGACCTGAAAAAGCGCGTCGAGTATTTCGAGCGACTGCGCGCGGCCAAGCGGGGCGAGGCATAATGTATGCATTCCTTCTCGTCGGCGCGGGCGGCGCCATTGGTGCCATGGCGCGCTTTGGTCTGGGTGGCCTCGTTGGCCAGCTGTGGCCGATGGGCTTTCCACTGGCGACGCTGCTGATCAATATCGCGGGCTCGGCCGCCATGGGCGTGTTTGTCGGGCTGATGGCCCGCTTGCTGCCGGCATGGCAGGAGGATGCGCGGCTGTTTATTGCCGTGGGCGTGCTGGGTGGCTTCACCACGTTTTCCTCCTTTTCGCTCGATGCGATCGTGTTGATGGAGCGCGGAGAATTGCTTGCGGCTGGGTTCTATGTGCTGTTGTCGGTTGTGCTCTGCCTCATTGGGCTTTATCTCGGCCTTTTGGTGACCCGAGGCGTGGCATGAGTGGCGTACAACATCGACTGGTGAATGATGACGAAGACGGCATGCGTCTCGATCGCTGGTTCGCCACCCATTTTCCCCAAGTGGGCTTTGGCCGGCTGCAAAAGCTGATACGTAATGGCGAGGTCAAGGTCGACAAGGCCAAGGTGACGACCAGCACCCGCGTATCCGCCGGACAGACCGTGCGCATTCCGCCGGTCGACGATGCCGACGTGGTGCGGGCGCCCAAGCTCAATGAGGCCGATGCCCGTTTCCTCAAGGACCTGATCCTCTACGAGGATGACGACATCTATGTCTTCAACAAGCCGCATGGCCTGGCCGTGCAGGGCGGCAGCGGACAGAGCCGCCACCTTGACGGCATGTTGAAGAGCCTGCCTAACAGCAAGGGCGAGGCGCCGCGCCTGGTGCATCGCCTCGACCGCGATACTTCGGGGTGCCTCGTCGTGGCCAAGACCAAGCAGGCGGCCAGCCATTTCGGCGAAGTGTTTCGCTCGCGTTCGGCGCGCAAGATCTATTGGGCCATCGTTGCGGGCAATCCGCATCCACAGCAGGGCGAAATCTCCTGCTTCCTCGCCCGCCAGAGCACGGACGATGGCGAACAGATGGTCGTGGTCAAGAATGGCACGCCCGGCGCGCAGCATTCGCAGAGCTATTATTCGACCACCGACACCGCCAGCCGGCGCTTCGCCTGGGTGACCCTGAAGCCGGTAACGGGCCGCACGCATCAGTTGCGCGTCCATATGGCCCAACTCGGCACGCCGATCATTGGCGACCCGCGCTATTTCAACATCGAGAACTGGCAGGGCGCCGAGGGGCTCAGCGAAGGCTTGCATCTGCATGCCCGCCGCATTGCCATTCCGCTGCGTGGTGGCAAGCGGCTTGATATTTCGGCGCCATTGCCGCCGCATATGCGCGCGAGCTTTGAGACGCTGGGCTTTGATCCTGACCGCTATGACGTGAGCGGCGATCCCGAGGACGGCAAGTGAAACTCGTCGTCTTTGACATGGATGGTACGCTGATCGATACGCAGGCGCTGATCAGCGAGCATATGGCGACGACCTTTACCGAGGCAGGGCTCGTTGCACCGACCCCGGCAGAGTCGCGCCGCGTCATCGGCCTGTCCCTGCCGATCGCGCTGGCCCGGCTGGCGAAGACCGACGATCCGGTGCTGATCGAAAAACTGGTTGGGGACTACAAGGCGCATTATCGTGCGTCGCTGCTGACCGAAGACAGCCGCGAAGGCCTGTTTCCCGGCGCGCGCGAGGCCCTCGATGTCCTCAAGGCGCAAGACGATGTGCTGCTTGGCATTGCCACGGGCAAGGGACTCAATGGCGTGCATCGCATCCTGGAACTGCACGGGCTCTCGGACTATTTCGTTTCCCTGCAGACCCCCGACCACAACCCGTCCAAGCCGCATCCCGGCATGCTGGAAACGGCGATGCGCGAGACCGGGGCAACGCCTGCCGAGACGGTGATGATCGGCGACACGACCTTCGACATCGAAATGGGCGTGGCGGCCGGCTGCAAGACCATCGGCGTCACCTGGGGCTATCACGAGCCGCGCGAGCTGATCGCCGTCGGCGCCGACACCATGATCGATCGCTATGACCAGTTGGTCGGCGCGATCGGCAAACTCCTGGACTGACTTTCCCATGCGCGACCAGCTCGAAGACATCCAACAGCATCTCAATGACGGCTATGGCCGCGCGCAGCAGCTCGACAAGGTCGAATTGCCCAAGCGCTTCTACAAGGAGGTCGCCGCCGGCCCGCTGGACGACGGCTTTGTCGTGACGCTGGATGGGCGCCAGACTCGCACGCCGGGCAAGGTGGCGATTGCCGTGCCTGCCGCGAGCATTGCCACGGCCATGGCCGAAGAATGGTCGGCGCAGGGCGAGTTCATCGACGCCACCACCATGCCCATGGTGCGGCTGGTCAACTCCGCAATCGAGAGCGGTGAGACGATGATCCCGTCCTTCCGGGACGAGGTGGTGAAATTCGCTGCCAATGACCTGCTGCTCTATCGCGCCGACAGCCCGCAGGAGCTGGTCTCTGAGCAGGAAATGGTCTGGGACAATGCGCTTGAAACGCTGGCCCGCCACTTCGGCGTCCGCTTCGAGCCGACCACCGGCATCATCCACCGGGGGCAGCCGCAGGCGACGCTGGACCGGCTGGCGGAGTCACTGACCGCCGAAAACCTGCTGACCCTGACAGCACTGGTGTCGATCACCGGCCTGACGGGTTCGGGCCTCCTGGCTATCGGCCTTCTCCACAAGCTGTTTTCGCCAGAGCAGGTGTGGAAGGCCGCCCATGTCGATGAGGACTATCAGGTCAGCCAGTGGGGCCAGGACGAGGAAGCGGCGGAGCGTCGCGCCAAGCGCCGGGTGGATTTCGACACTGCGGTCTTTGCCATTGAGGCGTTGCGCGCCTGAGCAGCGCCTAATGCGCTTTGGCGGCTCTCGATGCCAACAGTCTGCTAACGTCAGGGGCGATTTCAGCCAGTGGCGTTAGCACGAAGTCGCGCTCGTGGGCGTGGGGATGCGGCAGGGTCAGGCGCGGGGTGTTCATCTCGATCTGGTCGTAGGCGATGATGTCGATATCGATCACCCGCGGGCCCCAGACTTCGGCGCGGACACGGCCCATTTCGAGCTCGATGGCCTGTAGAATATCGAGCAGTTCCAGCGGTTTGAGCGTGGTTTCGATCTCGATAGCCAGATTGGCGAAATCGGGTTGATCGAGCTTGCCCCAAGGCTTGGTCAGGACAAGATCCGACTGTTTCGTGACGCGGATGTCTTCGGCAGAGTCGATTTTTTCAACGGCAGCAAGAACTTGTGCTGCCGGATCGTCGCCGATATTGGCGCCGAGGCTGAGCCAAGCCATTGAGGTCATTGGATTTTCCGCTGGCGATGCAGTTCGATCGCGGCTTCGCCCCGCACCATGGCAATGGGGGCTTCCGGCTTGCGGACGCGGACGATGATCCAGGTGACGTCGGCGAAGGCGTCGAAGATCGCATCGACGATGTTTTGTGCAACGGCCTCAATGAGATGCATGCGCTTGTTCTCGAAGGCGAGCTTTACCACATCATAGACATCGGCATAGGAGACCGTGCCATTGATGCTGTCGGTGGTGGCGGCGCGGCTGAGGTCGAGACCGCATTCGAGATCGATGAAGAAGCGCTGGCCGAGCGCCTTTTCCTCGTTCATCAGCCCGTGGTAGCCGTAAAAACCGAGATCTTTCAGGATGATACGGTCGCCCGTGAACGCGTGGGTCATGCGCTAATTCCTTCTGCGGGCGGACCATATAGCACGGCTTGGGCGACGCGAAGGGCATCGCGATTGGCGCGGACGTCATGGACACGGAAGATGTGGCCGCCGTTCTGATAGGCGAGCGTGTTGAGAGCGATGGTGCCAGCGAGGCGTTCGCCGGGTTCATTGCCAAGCAATTTTCCGATCATCGATTTGCGCGACGTTCCGATCAAAAGCGGGAATATGAACGAATTCTGAACGCCTAGTGAAAGCCGGTCCAGATCGCGCAGCAGTGTGTAGTTTTCGGCCAGCGACTTGCCGAAGC is part of the uncultured Devosia sp. genome and harbors:
- a CDS encoding replication-associated recombination protein A, giving the protein MSDLFAADSSETDKARPLADQLRPRSLDEVIGQTHLLGADGTLRRMIASGRLGSLILWGPPGTGKTTVARLLAEQIDVKFVQISAIFSGVAELKKVFEQARFERLSGHRTLLFVDEIHRFNRAQQDSFLPVMEDGTIILVGATTENPSFELNAALLSRSQVLRFQSLVRDDLELLLQRAEELVGEKLPLTEEARETLLGLADGDGRALLGLVEEILASARSEEVLDATSLLTVVQRRAPIYDKAQDGHYNLISALHKTIRGSDPDAALYYFARMLVAGEDPLFLARRLIRMASEDVGEADPQALPLAVAARDSYQMLGSPEGELALAQVVVHLALAPKSNAVYTAFKAAMSLAKETGSPMPPMVILNAPTKLMKGSGYGDGYIYDHDTPEAFSGQEYFPEKLGRQKFYEPVERGFERDLKKRVEYFERLRAAKRGEA
- the crcB gene encoding fluoride efflux transporter CrcB, whose amino-acid sequence is MYAFLLVGAGGAIGAMARFGLGGLVGQLWPMGFPLATLLINIAGSAAMGVFVGLMARLLPAWQEDARLFIAVGVLGGFTTFSSFSLDAIVLMERGELLAAGFYVLLSVVLCLIGLYLGLLVTRGVA
- a CDS encoding RluA family pseudouridine synthase, producing the protein MSGVQHRLVNDDEDGMRLDRWFATHFPQVGFGRLQKLIRNGEVKVDKAKVTTSTRVSAGQTVRIPPVDDADVVRAPKLNEADARFLKDLILYEDDDIYVFNKPHGLAVQGGSGQSRHLDGMLKSLPNSKGEAPRLVHRLDRDTSGCLVVAKTKQAASHFGEVFRSRSARKIYWAIVAGNPHPQQGEISCFLARQSTDDGEQMVVVKNGTPGAQHSQSYYSTTDTASRRFAWVTLKPVTGRTHQLRVHMAQLGTPIIGDPRYFNIENWQGAEGLSEGLHLHARRIAIPLRGGKRLDISAPLPPHMRASFETLGFDPDRYDVSGDPEDGK
- a CDS encoding HAD-IA family hydrolase; amino-acid sequence: MKLVVFDMDGTLIDTQALISEHMATTFTEAGLVAPTPAESRRVIGLSLPIALARLAKTDDPVLIEKLVGDYKAHYRASLLTEDSREGLFPGAREALDVLKAQDDVLLGIATGKGLNGVHRILELHGLSDYFVSLQTPDHNPSKPHPGMLETAMRETGATPAETVMIGDTTFDIEMGVAAGCKTIGVTWGYHEPRELIAVGADTMIDRYDQLVGAIGKLLD
- a CDS encoding ATP12 family protein, with translation MRDQLEDIQQHLNDGYGRAQQLDKVELPKRFYKEVAAGPLDDGFVVTLDGRQTRTPGKVAIAVPAASIATAMAEEWSAQGEFIDATTMPMVRLVNSAIESGETMIPSFRDEVVKFAANDLLLYRADSPQELVSEQEMVWDNALETLARHFGVRFEPTTGIIHRGQPQATLDRLAESLTAENLLTLTALVSITGLTGSGLLAIGLLHKLFSPEQVWKAAHVDEDYQVSQWGQDEEAAERRAKRRVDFDTAVFAIEALRA
- the folK gene encoding 2-amino-4-hydroxy-6-hydroxymethyldihydropteridine diphosphokinase, which codes for MTSMAWLSLGANIGDDPAAQVLAAVEKIDSAEDIRVTKQSDLVLTKPWGKLDQPDFANLAIEIETTLKPLELLDILQAIELEMGRVRAEVWGPRVIDIDIIAYDQIEMNTPRLTLPHPHAHERDFVLTPLAEIAPDVSRLLASRAAKAH
- the folB gene encoding dihydroneopterin aldolase; amino-acid sequence: MTHAFTGDRIILKDLGFYGYHGLMNEEKALGQRFFIDLECGLDLSRAATTDSINGTVSYADVYDVVKLAFENKRMHLIEAVAQNIVDAIFDAFADVTWIIVRVRKPEAPIAMVRGEAAIELHRQRKIQ